Proteins co-encoded in one Gadus morhua chromosome 6, gadMor3.0, whole genome shotgun sequence genomic window:
- the LOC115545263 gene encoding free fatty acid receptor 2-like, with product MRRSPHPKHPPKHPRHRQIASAAMQDCHTGLCLSVYVITFVTGFPANVLAFYTFCGKVRKKATPIDILLLNLTVSDLLFLLFLPFKMQEVMNNMLWEMPYALCPLSGFIFYTTIYNSTFFLTAVSVERYLGVAFPIQHTLRRRPLYAVLASLFFWVFSIAQLSIVFIMPFIGNEGTSPGNGTHGGNPNDAGSGSGSDSGSGSWAVEMLQEDPSSRSGDPRRESVCYENFTPAQLAVLLPVRLELGLVLFCVPFLICSFCYINFIRILSRLKHIGRRRKLRAIGMALGTLLVFAVCFVPYNVSHLVGFVTWRSPDWRDKALLFSTFNACLDPLIFYLSSAALRSVVGGVVQGARRRLAGCWAGSASLCPWSRVKPPSTENGQRREAMSAI from the coding sequence ATGCGAcgctccccccaccccaagcACCCACCCAAGCACCCACGCCACCGCCAAATCGCCAGCGCAGCCATGCAGGACTGCCACACGGGGTTGTGCCTCTCGGTCTACGTCATCACCTTCGTCACGGGCTTCCCGGCCAACGTGCTCGCCTTCTACACCTTCTGCGGCAAGGTGCGCAAGAAGGCCACGCCCATCGACATCCTCCTGCTCAACCTCACCGTCTCGGACCTGCTCTTCCTGCTCTTCCTGCCCTTCAAGATGCAGGAGGTGATGAACAACATGCTGTGGGAGATGCCCTACGCGCTCTGCCCGCTCTCGGGCTTCATCTTCTACACCACCATCTACAACAGCACCTTCTTCCTGACGGCCGTCAGCGTGGAGCGCTACCTGGGCGTGGCCTTCCCCATCCAGCACACGCTGCGCCGCCGGCCCCTGTACGCCGTGCTGGCCAGCCTCTTCTTCTGGGTCTTCTCCATCGCCCAGCTCAGCATCGTCTTCATCATGCCCTTCATTGGCAACGAGGGAACCTCGCCCGGCAACGGCACCCACGGCGGCAACCCCAATGATGCAGGCAGCGGCAGTGGCAGCGACAGTGGCAGCGGCAGCTGGGCGGTGGAGATGCTGCAGGAGGACCCCTCGAGCCGCTCGGGGGACCCCCGCAGGGAGTCGGTGTGCTACGAGAACTTCACGCCGGCACAGCTGGCCGTCCTGCTGCCGGTGAGGCTGGAGCTGGGCCTGGTGCTCTTCTGCGTCCCGTTCCTCATCTGCAGCTTCTGCTACATCAACTTCATCCGCATCCTGTCGCGGCTGAAGCACATCGGCCGCCGCCGGAAGCTGCGCGCCATCGGCATGGCCCTGGGCACCCTGCTCGTGTTCGCCGTGTGCTTCGTGCCCTACAACGTGTCCCACCTGGTGGGCTTCGTCACGTGGCGGAGCCCCGACTGGCGCGACAAGGCGCTGCTCTTCAGCACCTTCAACGCCTGCCTGGACCCGCTCATCTTCTACCTGTCGTCGGCGGCGCTGCGGAGCGTGGTGGGCGGCGTGGTGCAGGGCGCCCGGAGGAGGCTGGCCGGGTGCTGGGCGGGCTCCGCCAGCCTGTGTCCCTGGAGCCGAGTGAAGCCGCCCTCGACGGAGAACGGCCAGAGACGGGAGGCGATGAGCGCTATCTGA
- the iglon5 gene encoding igLON family member 5 produces SSSSPLFLYPLSLSPSSSSSSLGSSAADLGHLPDNITVLEGESVVLSCKIDEGVTHKAWLNRSNILFTGLDKWSLDKRVSLVNSNSSHFSIQIDQVHVADEGPYTCSFQANNKPRSTHVYLIVQVPARIVNVSRDVSVNEGDNVNLFCLAVGRPEPTVTWKDQKFGLVSEGEFLDITEIRRQQGEDFECITNNGVAPPARHKVKVTVNYAPSITEVKNTPAQLGKMTVLRCEAMAVPSAAFEWYRDERRPVEGDNTLSIKNDKTRSLLIFNNVTEKHFGNYTCLAYNRLGASNASMLLFRPGAVYGRGTVHHVGGFSVGVAAVITFSISLLSI; encoded by the exons tcctcctcctctcccctcttcctctaccctctctctctctcgccctcctcctcctcctcctctctaggCTCCAGTGCAGCGGATCTTGGCCACCTGCCTGACAACATCACTGTGTTGGAAGGAGAGAGCGTCGTCCTCAG CTGTAAGATCGACGAGGGGGTGACCCACAAGGCGTGGTTGAACCGCTCCAACATCCTGTTCACGGGGCTCGACAAGTGGTCGCTGGACAAGCGCGTGTCGCTGgtcaacagcaacagcagccacttcTCCATCCAGATCGACCAGGTGCACGTGGCCGACGAAGGGCCCTACACCTGCTCCTTCCAGGCCAACAACAAGCCCCGCTCGACCCATGTATACCTCATAGTACAAG TGCCGGCGCGAATCGTCAACGTTTCCCGAGACGTGTCGGTGAACGAGGGCGACAACGTCAACCTGTTCTGCTTGGCGGTGGGACGCCCCGAGCCCACCGTCACCTGGAAGGACCAGAAGT TCGGCCTCGTGAGCGAGGGGGAGTTCCTGGACATCACCGAGATCCGGCGGCAACAAGGCGAGGACTTTGAGTGCATCACCAACAACGGCGTCGCCCCGCCCGCCCGGCACAAGGTCAAGGTCACCGTCAACT aCGCCCCCTCCATCACGGAGGTGAAGAACACCCCGGCCCAGCTGGGCAAGATGACGGTGCTGCGGTGCGAGGCCATGGCCGTACCCTCCGCTGCCTTCGAGTGGTACCGCGATGAGCGCAG GCCGGTGGAGGGCGACAATACCCTGAGCATTAAGAACGACAAGACGCGCTCACTGCTCATCTTCAACAACGTGACAGAGAAACACTTCGGGAACTACACCTGCCTTGCCTACAACCGTCTGGGGGCCAGCAACGCTAGCATGCTGCTATTCa ggcccGGGGCGGTCTACGGTCGAGGGACGGTCCACCATGTTGGTGGGTTCAGTGTTGGGGTTGCCGCGGTGATCACCTTCTCCATCTCGCTGCTCAGCATATAA